One Huiozyma naganishii CBS 8797 chromosome 4, complete genome genomic region harbors:
- the PRP18 gene encoding mRNA splicing protein PRP18 (similar to Saccharomyces cerevisiae PRP18 (YGR006W); ancestral locus Anc_4.143), with protein MELQDILKGEIQKLQGDSPASTNAEERTLKIKRLLAQDEGLPFEITSQEVFHAKGASETELAHLAKKCNLYIHHVLAVWAQLPEYDEHLLQQTRRDLFPLLVQLRKHTLPLGNLASLATILYHCQQGQYQLAVQSYMQLSIGNVAWPIGVNVVGIHSTKCTVAYQHGKYE; from the coding sequence ATGGAATTACAAGATATACTTAAGGGGGAGATACAGAAATTGCAAGGGGACTCCCCAGCCTCTACGAATGCCGAAGAAAGAACGTTGAAAATTAAGCGGCTGCTAGCACAAGATGAGGGATTGCCCTTTGAAATTACCTCACAAGAGGTGTTCCATGCGAAAGGTGCTTCAGAAACTGAGCTGGCACACTTGGCAAAGAAATGCAACCTATACATCCATCACGTGCTCGCCGTGTGGGCTCAATTACCAGAGTACGACGAGCATCTGCTCCAGCAGACGAGGCGGGATCTGTTCCCGCTGTTGGTGCAACTGCGCAAGCACACGCTCCCTCTGGGAAATTTGGCCTCGCTTGCCACAATCCTGTACCACTGCCAGCAGGGCCAATACCAGCTTGCCGTGCAGTCGTACATGCAACTAAGCATTGGGAACGTCGCATGGCCGATTGGGGTCAACGTTGTCGGAATCCACTCAACGAAGTGCACAGTCGCGTATCAGCACGGAAAATACGAGTAA
- the TFG2 gene encoding transcription factor IIF subunit TFG2 (similar to Saccharomyces cerevisiae TFG2 (YGR005C); ancestral locus Anc_4.142) produces MSATKDDGYRSQEEEVFDGNDIENNEGKVYEESLDLDLNQAKRQIWLVRLPMFLAEKWRDRNNLHGQELGKIRINKDGSQIKLVLNENDDDAIPHEYDLELTKKVVQNEYIFTEQNLKKFQQREKELAADPEKQRQAYLKKQEREEELKKKQQQQKRRNQRKRFNHRVMTDRDGRDRYIPYVKTIPKKTSISGTVCHECQVMPSMNDPNYHKIVEARRNIVKHNNKERITTLDGTVGVTMSHTGMSMKSDSSKFLKVGREKTKNNTKSIRMPKKEILDYLFKLFDEYDYWSLKGLKERTKQPEAHLKECLDKVAILVKKGPYAFKYTLKPEYKKLKEEERKVTLGALADETQSGEGSTSPSQNNGDNEEDEEEDEIEMEDIV; encoded by the coding sequence ATGTCTGCTACTAAGGATGATGGTTATAGATcacaagaggaggaagtgTTCGATGGTAACGATATCGAAAACAACGAGGGGAAGGTGTACGAGGAATCTTTGGACTTGGATCTGAATCAGGCAAAAAGACAGATTTGGCTGGTCCGTTTGCCGATGTTTTTGGCCGAGAAGTGGAGGGACCGTAACAACTTACACGGGCAAGAGCTTGGTAAGATTCGCATCAACAAGGACGGGTCCCAGATAAAGCTTGTCCTCAATGagaatgatgatgatgctATCCCGCACGAGTATGACTTGGAGTTAACCAAGAAGGTTGTTCAAAACGAGTACATATTCACAGAacagaacttgaagaaattccaGCAGAGGGAGAAAGAACTGGCGGCGGACCCTGAGAAACAGAGACAGGCGTATTTGAAAAAACAGGAGCGTGAGGAGGAgttaaagaagaagcaacagcaacagaagcgtagaaaccaaagaaaacGGTTCAACCACAGAGTAATGACAGATAGAGACGGTAGAGACAGGTATATCCCCTACGTGAAGACAATACCAAAGAAGACTTCGATTTCTGGAACCGTGTGTCACGAGTGTCAAGTCATGCCATCGATGAACGATCCAAACTACCACAAAATTGTCGAGGCGAGAAGAAACATCGTgaaacacaacaacaaggagAGGATCACCACGTTGGACGGAACTGTTGGTGTCACGATGTCGCATACAGGTATGTCGATGAAATCGGACAGCtcaaagttcttgaaggtTGGGCGTGAGAAGACAAAGAACAATACCAAGTCGATCAGAATGCCTAAGAAGGAGATTCTTGACTACTTGTTTAAATTGTTCGATGAATATGATTACTGGTCTTTGAAGGGTTTGAAAGAACGTACGAAACAACCAGAGGCGCATTTGAAAGAATGTTTGGATAAGGTGGCGATCTTGGTGAAAAAGGGTCCATACGCCTTTAAGTATACTTTGAAACCTGAAtacaagaagttgaaggaggaggaaaggAAAGTTACGCTGGGCGCATTGGCGGATGAGACACAGTCTGGTGAGGGGAGTACAAGCCCTAGCCAAAACAATGGCGATAATGAGGAggatgaagaggaggatgagATTGAAATGGAGGATATCGTATGA